The following are from one region of the Segatella oris genome:
- a CDS encoding YopX family protein, with protein MNREIIFRGKSIGTGKWLYGHLFNYGLTAPTNVPCICVCVPKFWEEARLLYTVFPDTIGQYTGLKDKYKRKIFEWDILKFIAPDGTIRYFVVEWASEDRILRPLSDFVPDGNPIRISGWCFNWNGHRLYPTVIDGVPDNERMEIVGNIHDNPNLLK; from the coding sequence ATGAACAGAGAAATAATATTTAGAGGAAAGTCTATCGGCACAGGTAAATGGCTTTACGGACATTTGTTCAACTATGGACTAACTGCGCCAACTAATGTGCCTTGTATCTGTGTTTGTGTGCCAAAATTTTGGGAAGAGGCACGTCTTCTCTATACTGTGTTTCCAGACACTATCGGTCAATACACAGGGTTAAAAGATAAGTACAAAAGGAAAATATTTGAGTGGGATATTCTTAAATTCATAGCGCCTGATGGTACTATACGATATTTTGTAGTAGAATGGGCAAGTGAAGATAGAATATTAAGGCCACTATCCGATTTTGTGCCTGACGGCAATCCTATCCGTATAAGCGGTTGGTGTTTCAACTGGAATGGACACCGCTTGTACCCAACTGTGATAGATGGAGTTCCTGATAATGAAAGGATGGAGATTGTTGGAAACATTCATGACAACCCCAACCTACTTAAATGA
- a CDS encoding DUF4406 domain-containing protein, which yields MSKEKRIKKVYIAGKIGEDILSDTTRKKFAEAEAWLKAKGYKVFNPTQSGLGIMAENYAKACGTNFYEEILLLDIMQLKRCDIICLLPDWHESPGALAEFFFAKAIDKKIKQITMFENKIVDWI from the coding sequence ATGAGCAAGGAAAAACGAATAAAGAAAGTATATATCGCAGGAAAGATAGGTGAAGATATTCTTAGCGATACAACTCGCAAGAAATTTGCAGAGGCAGAAGCGTGGTTGAAAGCAAAAGGATATAAAGTGTTTAATCCGACTCAAAGCGGGCTTGGCATCATGGCAGAGAACTACGCAAAGGCATGTGGCACGAACTTCTATGAAGAGATACTTCTTCTTGACATTATGCAACTGAAACGGTGTGATATCATCTGTCTGCTTCCTGACTGGCACGAAAGCCCAGGTGCCTTGGCAGAGTTTTTCTTCGCTAAAGCAATAGATAAGAAAATAAAACAGATTACAATGTTTGAAAATAAAATAGTAGATTGGATATGA
- a CDS encoding ATP-binding protein, with the protein MNRAMSVTDMLRMKKETYPFEGEWADAFGAPERGGVWFIWGRSGSGKTSFTMKLCKELAKYGKIAYNSLEEGFSLTMKNALIEAGMQDVARRFILISESMKDLDGRLKKHKSPDIIVIDSFQYTQMSFKDYQKFKNRHRDKLLIFISQAEGNKPSGRTAVSVMYDAALKIWVEGYRAISKGRYFGSKGYYTIWEERANIYWGETKE; encoded by the coding sequence ATGAACAGGGCAATGTCAGTAACCGATATGCTGCGTATGAAGAAAGAAACCTATCCTTTTGAAGGAGAATGGGCCGACGCCTTCGGAGCACCGGAGCGAGGAGGCGTATGGTTCATTTGGGGGCGAAGCGGAAGCGGTAAGACCAGCTTCACGATGAAGCTCTGCAAAGAGTTGGCAAAGTACGGGAAGATAGCCTACAATTCCTTGGAAGAAGGTTTCTCTCTGACAATGAAGAATGCACTTATAGAGGCAGGTATGCAGGACGTTGCACGGCGGTTTATCCTCATCAGTGAAAGCATGAAAGACCTTGACGGCCGTCTCAAGAAGCACAAAAGCCCGGATATCATTGTGATAGACAGCTTTCAGTACACACAGATGAGCTTTAAGGATTATCAGAAGTTTAAGAACCGACACCGGGATAAGCTGCTCATCTTCATCAGTCAGGCAGAAGGAAACAAACCTTCAGGTCGTACAGCGGTGAGTGTGATGTATGATGCAGCCCTGAAGATATGGGTGGAGGGTTATCGGGCAATCAGCAAAGGGCGGTATTTCGGAAGCAAAGGCTATTACACGATATGGGAGGAAAGAGCAAACATATATTGGGGAGAAACAAAAGAGTAA
- a CDS encoding ATP-binding protein, with translation MSKLTNKEKSQIQECLKQYVSKYPSQNKAAQSLVGTSSATVSSILQGKWENISDDMWRNLASQLGTTSGNDWQVVETKAFQEMALVMKDAQAVRNVTWIVGEAGCGKTTTARLYANENNEVFYILCSEDMKKSDFVREIARRIGQRTEGYSIRELLDRIIDDLIQMEAPLLLFDEADKLPERVFHYFIDLYNRLEDKCGIVFFSTSYIKRRMTMGLRYNKCGYNEIHSRIGRKFYELEQTAPHDVYAICMANGVTDKGRISEVVKDAEEYEFDLRRVKKNIHRVKLMAAQTAKNQRLNSDKTAG, from the coding sequence ATGAGTAAGTTGACAAACAAGGAAAAGAGTCAGATCCAGGAGTGCTTGAAGCAGTATGTCAGCAAGTACCCAAGTCAGAATAAGGCTGCACAGAGTCTGGTAGGAACGAGCAGCGCAACGGTGAGTAGTATTCTGCAGGGCAAGTGGGAGAATATTTCGGACGACATGTGGCGCAACCTCGCCTCACAGTTGGGGACAACGTCCGGCAATGACTGGCAGGTGGTTGAGACAAAGGCCTTTCAGGAAATGGCACTCGTCATGAAAGATGCCCAGGCCGTGAGGAATGTCACATGGATTGTCGGAGAGGCAGGCTGCGGAAAGACAACCACGGCGCGCCTCTATGCAAATGAGAACAATGAGGTGTTCTACATCTTGTGTTCTGAAGACATGAAGAAGAGTGACTTTGTACGTGAGATTGCACGCCGTATCGGTCAGCGTACAGAAGGTTACAGCATCAGAGAACTGCTCGACAGGATCATTGACGACCTTATTCAGATGGAGGCACCGCTGCTTCTTTTTGACGAAGCCGACAAGTTGCCCGAGCGCGTTTTTCATTATTTCATTGACCTTTACAATCGCTTGGAGGACAAATGCGGCATCGTCTTCTTTTCTACAAGCTATATCAAGCGTCGTATGACAATGGGGCTGCGCTACAACAAATGCGGATATAACGAGATACACAGCCGTATCGGCCGCAAGTTCTATGAACTGGAACAGACCGCCCCTCATGATGTGTATGCAATCTGCATGGCAAACGGTGTGACAGACAAAGGACGCATCTCAGAGGTTGTTAAAGATGCAGAAGAATATGAATTCGACCTGCGGCGCGTGAAGAAGAATATTCATAGAGTTAAATTAATGGCTGCTCAAACAGCGAAAAATCAGCGTTTGAACAGCGATAAAACAGCAGGATAA